The Calliphora vicina chromosome 3, idCalVici1.1, whole genome shotgun sequence genome contains a region encoding:
- the LOC135953659 gene encoding uncharacterized protein LOC135953659 yields MSHFQRRRRQFGEPCDCLKPLIRIFGVITAFVICGVGVDVYLHGYEAGLFILISSIIILLFEVKWVITLFLQLIFGNDNYSKCLQCWSCCKCFGSWRLAFPYIAIGTALMLWPHNLWLSYVAGLLLILLAVLRLCLVFRFSNNSKDEGLLPQCDFEKVESGPDLPEDGFIEIGPSLEDEEPIDDVC; encoded by the exons ATGTCGCATTTTCAAAGGCGTCGTCGACAGTTTGGTGAACCTTGCGATTGTCTAAAGCCTCTTATAAGGATATTTGGTGTTATAACCGCTTTTG TAATTTGTGGTGTCGGGGTGGATGTCTATTTGCATGGCTATGAAGCTGGTCTATTTATCTT AATTTCTTCAATAATCATATTGTTGTTTGAAGTCAAATGGGTCATAACTCTTTTCCTACAATTAATATTTGGCAA CGATAACtattcaaaatgtttacaatgtTGGTCGTGCTGTAAATGCTTTGGTAGCTGGCGTCTCGCCTTTCCCTATATTGCTATTGGCACCGCTCTAATGCTGTGGCCCCACAATCTCTGGTTAAGTTATGTGGCTGGTCTTTTGCTGATACTTTTGGCGGTGCTGCGTTTATGTTTGGTCTTTCGTTTCAGTAATAATTCAAAGGATGAGGGTTTATTACCGcaatgtgattttgaaaa AGTTGAAAGTGGTCCGGATTTACCGGAAGATGGCTTCATTGAAATTGGCCCCAGTTTAGAGGATGAAGAACCTATTGATGATGTTTGTTAA